From the genome of bacterium, one region includes:
- the yedF gene encoding sulfurtransferase-like selenium metabolism protein YedF, whose protein sequence is MDNTVVFVAGDRLGRGDDQLGEALMLAAIKNLAKAGGGLPSHILFMNNGVRLCCTGSNALDDLRGLSAAGVELLSCGTCLDWFDLKDRLAAGRESSMIEIIGLQKEAGRVVRL, encoded by the coding sequence ATGGACAACACGGTGGTATTCGTCGCCGGCGACCGCCTCGGCCGGGGCGACGACCAGCTCGGCGAGGCCCTCATGCTGGCGGCGATCAAGAACCTCGCGAAAGCCGGCGGCGGCCTGCCGTCGCACATCCTCTTCATGAACAACGGCGTGAGGCTGTGCTGCACCGGGTCGAACGCCCTCGACGACCTGCGCGGCCTGAGCGCGGCCGGCGTGGAGCTGCTCAGCTGCGGCACCTGCCTGGACTGGTTCGACCTGAAGGACCGGCTCGCGGCGGGGCGCGAGTCCAGCATGATCGAGATCATCGGGCTGCAGAAGGAGGCCGGACGGGTCGTGCGGCTCTAG